From Geotalea uraniireducens Rf4:
CTCGGTTCCCATCTTCCTTCCAATGCCGAGATCCATTACGAGCTGCAACGGCTCATCGGCATCTATGAAGAGGACATTCTGCCGGAGCGGCTCCTCCACCTGCGGCTAACGGCGCTCCATTACATGGACATGCTGGCGTCGTTTCGCCCCCATCTGGTCGGTTCGGTCCTCTCCGGCGCGGTAACGGAACAGAGCGATATCGATCTCCATCTTTTTGCCGAGTCGAGCGAGGAGGTGGAGGAATTTCTGCACGGGGAGGGGATACCCTTCGAGCAGGAGGTCGTTACCATTCGCCATGGCGGGGAGTTCTTCGAATATCCCCATATCTACATGGAAGACGAAGGGGTGACCATCGAGTGTACCGTCTATCCACCGGAGGATATCCACCGGATCCCGAAGAGCAGCATCACCGGGAGGCCCATGGAACGGGCCACGGCTAAAAAAATGAGAAAAATCATCGCCGGGATGGCGCAAACCATGGGCTGAGCGGTTCATAGGTGAATGTCTTTCAGAGGAGGCACATGCCATGCCAGGATATGTTAAGCCGGAAATGTTCGTGTTTTTAGTCATCGCCTTGTTCGGCGTGGCCGGCGGCTGGATGGCCGCAAACCGGGGGCGGAACTTTATCGGCTGGTGTCTGCTCTGCGCCATGTTCCCTATTTTTCTCCTCGTTATCTATTTTAATAAGCCGTTGCGCGAGGTGGAGGGGAAATTCAAGCTTTGCCCGAAGTGCGGGGAGTTCATCAAATGGCGCGAGCCGGTTTGCAAGTATTGCCGGACGGAGCAGCCGCCGAGGGAATGAAAGAGCATCCCTTCACTTCCCGGAGCCGGCCTCTGTTTCCACCAGTTCCCATTGATCGCTGTTCATGTCGTGCCGCAGCAGGTAGATATTGCCGTCGTCGGTGAGCACCTTGAAACAGTTATGGTCCATATCGTACCACCGGTCGACGATCTCCTTTACCTGGAAGGTCCGTTCCCCCCACAAGAAAGAGGTGGGGCGCTCGTCGGCCTTGTAGCCGGAGTAGGTCAGAACCCTGATTGGTATGTTCATCTCTTCCCCCCTTTAGGGACTCGGAACTAACCAATATACCGTTTTACATCTCATCTTCAGGCCATCTTTGCCGCCCCTTCAATCGCAAAATCCTCAGCGTAGCCTTGCTACGCCTGCGGTTTTGCTCAATCAGGAACGACAAACCTGACCTAAATCTGAGCGTAAAACCTGGTATATCAGTTAATTCCAAGTCCCTTATTCCCCTTGAGCCTCTTTCGCAGATCCTTCACAGCCAGCGTGTTGAGTACGTCCCCCTTTTCAAGCCATGCACGGCGGGCAATGGCGATGCCGTAGGGGAGGGTGTCGAACTGGCTTATGGAGTGGGTGTCGGTGTTGATGACGAGGGGCACCCCCAGCTCTTTCGCCCGCCGCGCATGGCTGTCGTTGAGGTCGAGGCGCAGGGGGTAGGCGTTGATCTCGATAGCGGTGCCGGTGTCCGCCGCGACCCGTAGGATGTCGTCCATCTCCACTTCATAGGGGTCGCGCTCGCCGATCAGCCTGCCGGTAGGGTGGGCGATGATGGAGACGTAAGGGTTCTTCATGGCCTTGATTATGCGGGTGGTTATCTGCTCTTTCGTCTGCTTGAAGCCGGAGTGGATGGAGGCGATGACCAGATCGAGCTCTTTCAATGCCTGGTCCGGGAAATCAAGGCTGCCGTCGCTTTTGATGTCCATTTCGGTGCCGTGGAGGATGGTGAAGCCGGTAAGCTGTATGTTCAGTGCCGCAATTTCCTGCTTCTGGGCCATGAGCCGCTCCACGGTCAGCCCATGGGCAACTCCCAAGCCCTGGGAATGGTCGGTGATGGCTAAGTAGGAAAGGCCGCGGGCCTTGGCTGCCGCCACCAGTTCCTCGATGGTATGACCCCCGTCGCTCCAGCGGGAGTGGACGTGCAGGTCGCCGCGGATGTCGGCCTGGCTGATCAATTGTGGCAATCTCCCGGCCAGGGCCGCTTCCACCTCCCCCTGGTCTTCCCGCATCTCGGGCGGAATGAAAGGGAGGCCGAGGAGGCGGTAGACGTCCTCTTCTTTGGCGCCCCCCAGGCGCGCTTCGTCCTTTTCGCGGAAAATGCCGTATTCGTTGATCTTCAACCCCTGTTTCACCGCCATGTCCCGCAGCCGCACATTGTGCCCCTTACTGCCGGTCAGGTAGGCGAGCGCCGCGCCGAACGATTCCTCGGCCACCACCCTCAGGTCCACCTGCAAACCGTCGCTGATCACCACGCTGGAGCGGGTCGGGCCATGCATGATGATTTGCTCGACCGCCGGAAGGGTGATGAATGCCTTCATGGCCTCTTCCGGCGCGGGGGAGGTGGCGACGATATCGATATCCTTGCAGGTTTCCTTGCGGCGTCGGATGCTGCCGGCGATCTCGATAGCGCCGAACCGGGCGCGCTTCCGCAGTTCCTCAACCAGATCGAGGGCCAGGGGGAGCACCCTGCCGAGGGGACGACGCTCATGCCCCTGCTGCACCGTGGCAATCCCCTTGAGGATGTTCTCCTCGGTCTTTTTCTGTATCCCCGGTATCCCTGCCAGTTTGTGCTCGCGGGCGGCCCGTTCCAGGTCGTCGATGGAGGCGATGTGCCGCTGCTCAAAGATTTGCCGGGCTGTCTTCGGGCCAAGGCCCGGAACGGCGAGGAGGGAGAGGAGCCCGGACGGTATCTCCCCCTTCAGCTTGTCATGGGCGTGGATGGCGCCGGTTCCGATATATTCCTCGATCTTGGCTGCCAGCTCTTCCCCGATGCCGGGAATCTCCAGGAGCTCATCCCGGGAGAGGTCCTCCACGCTGCGGGACAGCCCCTCGATGTTGAGGGCGGCCCGGCGGTAGGCCCTGATCTTGAACGGGTTGTCACCCTTGATTTCGAGGATATCCGCCATTTCGGAGAATATGCGGGCGATTTCCTGGTTTTTCATCTCGCGCCTCCACTTCTTGCGCGGCCGGCAAACGATTAATAGGGTATAATAATTAAACCACAAAAGGGTGAGATGTGAAGCGGGTGTTTGTGGCAGTCCCACGATTTCTTGAAAGGCGTAGCCCATGATCGAGATCGATGGAAATTACGGCGAAGGTGGCGGGCAGATACTGCGCACCTCTTTGAGCCTCTCCTGCCTGACCGGACAGCCGTTCAGGATCGTCAATATCCGCAAGGGGCGGAAGAAACCGGGGCTCATGCCCCAACACCTGGTTTCGGTGAGGGCCGCCCGGATGGTGACTGGCGCCTCCGTGAGCGGTGACGAGAAGGGTTCAACGGAGTTGACCTTTTCTCCTGACGGTTTGCGGAGCGGCGATTTCGCCCTGGACATCGGCACTGCCGGTTCAGTTCCGTTGGTGTTGCAGACCATCATTCCGCCCCTGCTCTTTGCCGGGGGGAAGAGCAGGGTGGACCTCCAGGGGGGGACCCATGTGCCGTTCAGCCCATCTTTTCACTACCTTGCCGAGGTGTTCTCCCCCCTGCTGGCGAGAGTGGGCGCCGGCGTGCATTTCAGCATAAGATCGTACGGTTTTTACCCGCGTGGCGGGGGGAGCGTGACCGCGGAGATCA
This genomic window contains:
- a CDS encoding nucleotidyltransferase domain-containing protein, whose protein sequence is MRKEDRLRQLIAQESARIMYEEGVKEYRDAKRKAARQFGSEKALSLGSHLPSNAEIHYELQRLIGIYEEDILPERLLHLRLTALHYMDMLASFRPHLVGSVLSGAVTEQSDIDLHLFAESSEEVEEFLHGEGIPFEQEVVTIRHGGEFFEYPHIYMEDEGVTIECTVYPPEDIHRIPKSSITGRPMERATAKKMRKIIAGMAQTMG
- the polX gene encoding DNA polymerase/3'-5' exonuclease PolX — its product is MKNQEIARIFSEMADILEIKGDNPFKIRAYRRAALNIEGLSRSVEDLSRDELLEIPGIGEELAAKIEEYIGTGAIHAHDKLKGEIPSGLLSLLAVPGLGPKTARQIFEQRHIASIDDLERAAREHKLAGIPGIQKKTEENILKGIATVQQGHERRPLGRVLPLALDLVEELRKRARFGAIEIAGSIRRRKETCKDIDIVATSPAPEEAMKAFITLPAVEQIIMHGPTRSSVVISDGLQVDLRVVAEESFGAALAYLTGSKGHNVRLRDMAVKQGLKINEYGIFREKDEARLGGAKEEDVYRLLGLPFIPPEMREDQGEVEAALAGRLPQLISQADIRGDLHVHSRWSDGGHTIEELVAAAKARGLSYLAITDHSQGLGVAHGLTVERLMAQKQEIAALNIQLTGFTILHGTEMDIKSDGSLDFPDQALKELDLVIASIHSGFKQTKEQITTRIIKAMKNPYVSIIAHPTGRLIGERDPYEVEMDDILRVAADTGTAIEINAYPLRLDLNDSHARRAKELGVPLVINTDTHSISQFDTLPYGIAIARRAWLEKGDVLNTLAVKDLRKRLKGNKGLGIN